The region ATCTCGTTTGTGTCTATAATTGCTAATAATAAACTATTTATTACAAATGAAAAAGGCCGTGTTGGATTGCCAATCTCCAAAAATCAAATAATCAAAATTCAACACGTTTCTTATAAAACAAAAACAATAATTAGCGATAGTCTAAAGCATAATACCACAATTGAATTAGAACTAAAAGACTATACCTTGCCCGAAGTATCGGTTACCCCCATTGATTCGAAGTATTACATAAAACTTCTGGCTGAAATTGTGGATAAATACAGAAAGAAGATAAACCCAAACAAACTGAATTATGTCTATTATCTGGAGGCCAAAGATGTGGTCTATAAAGAAAAAATTAAGGCCTTACTCAATGTGAATTACTCACCGGGTAAGGGTTTCCGTTTACCAAATAATTACCTTATTGCAGGCGATTTTTGGTTTATGAATGAAAATCCTTTTTTCAATATAAATACGGAGTCCTTTTTGTTGAATTACGACCCATTTGCAATAAAACAACCCGTTGCTAATAGTTATATGTTTACAAACCAGCGAAGAATAAAATCACTTAAACGGCATTTATTTAATATTTCGGCTGTCAACGATAGTTTAATAAAATATGTTTTTAATCGTGAAGAGAGTGATTTTGTGCAAGAGGTTATTGTTAATCGTCGTTCTAACAAAATTGACGGGGTTTATTTTAAGGACAAAGATATAAATGCATTCACAAACATTAAAAACACAAACAGTATTGCAATTTCAAATTTAGAATTACAGTATTCATACCAAAACACCGAGGCTATTCCATCATCCATTACATACAATCTGGAATTTACCTATGGCGATGCCTCGCATCAGGTAAGAGGTTTTTTTAAGCGAGATGAAACTCCCACAGAGAATGTCCAAAGCTTATATTTAGGCCCAGATTTGCCACCCAATATATATCAAAGCATTATGCTTAATGAAGCAAAGCCTGATTACATTGACTCCGTTTTTGCAGATTATACCTACACGGGATTTGAGCTAAGTAAAACGCATGGTTTGCAACGCAAGAATATAGGTATTACAAAAAATGCCTTGAGCGTTTTTGAAAATCAAGAGGGGCTGGCTGTTTGGAACGAAAACGGAATAGCCGATAACGAATATAGCTTTGAAGTGGTTGATAATCAATTGTATCGAGAGGGTAGTAGCCTGAAAGTTCATCAATCTAAATTAGGTTTTATCTGGACTTTTAACTTCGAAAAAACAGACGGACAATGGTCTGCCACTTCGTATCGAACCATTATGGATAATCGGAACACTGTTTTCTATTTTCGGCATACCGATGCATTGAATAGTACTTTTAATGTAAACCTCGTTTTTGATTTTATCGAATCACAACGGCGGAAATGCCTCGACTCGCTCATGAATACGAAGGGGTTGTCGCTAAACGATACAAAAATTTTTGTTCAGAAATGCTACAACGAAACCATTTCGAAGGCAACTGCCATTTGCGATAAAATTGTACGCAATGAATTTAATCTGGAGAATCAGTTGAAATTAAATGCTGAAATATACAATCATTTAGAAATTGACCGATTCGAAGCTTTGGCCGAAAACCTTATAACAGATGAAGAATCATTTAAGATTTTTTACAACTATTTGCAAATATCTTATGATTATTTGAATAGCAAATCTTTTTTTCAAAAATTCGATGCGGTGACGCAATACATTCGGCACAGCAAGAAAATAATTTCAATTATCCTCAAAAACAGCTCCATAGCAAATAAATATGTTGGAGCAATGAATATTTCTTTAGCGCATGCGTATTTTATTTCAGGAGATTCTAAATTGGCGTGTGAATGTCTTCGTAAGGCCAAAAGCTACTGGCCAGCTGGGTATAGCGAGGCAAAAAAGCGAGTAGCTTTTTTTAATGAAAAATCAATTCAAAACTGTTTTTCAAAAGAATGATATTCTACACCCAACCCGATGCAATGGATTGTGGCCCGACTTGCTTGCGTATGGTGGCGGCATATTACGGCAAACACTATAGTTTGCCTTCTCTTAGAGCAAAGAGCCATATTACACGAGAAGGTGTAAGTTTACTTGGAATTAGCGACGCGGCTGAAGCCATTGGGTTTCGTACAATGGGTGTAAAGGTTTCATTCGATAAGTTAAAAAAAGAAAATCCACTACCTTGCATTGCTCATTGGCGTGAAAACCATTTCGTGGTAGTTTATAAAATTTCTGGTGGAAAAGTATTTGTTGCTGATCCGGGAAGTGGAAAAATTACATACACAGAAGAGGAATTTAAGCAACACTGGGCAAAAACAATAGTGAATGGTGAACTTAATGGTATTTGTTTATTATTAGAACCCACTCCCACTTTTTATGAGACTGAGGATGAGAAATCGAATCGGACAAAATTTAGTTTCCTTTTAAAATACCTACGGCCACACCGTAAATTTCTCTATCAGGTAGTACTAGCAATGTTAGTGGGTAGTTTACTGCAACTGATTTTACCATTCCTTACCCAAAGTGTGGTTGATGTGGGTATTGCTAATCAGGATATCGACTTTATTTATTTAGTACTTATTGCTCAAATGGTACTATTCGTTAGCCAAATGTCAGTTAATTTTATCCGTTCATGGATACTACTGCATGTAAGCACGCGAATAAATATATCCCTTATCTCTGACTTTCTTATAAAATTGATGAAACTCCCTATTGGTTTTTTTGATACCAAAATGATTGGGGATATCATGCAGCGTATTGGTGATCATCGCAGAATTGAAGAGTTTCTAACATCTCAAACATTAAGTACATTATTTTCATTTATAAACATTCTCATTTTTGGAGCAGTACTTGCCTATTATGATTGGACAATTTTCTGGGTATTTGTTGTAGGTACAATTTTGTATATAGGGTGGATTTTGATTTTTATGAAGCGGAGACGTGAGCTAGATTACAAACGCTTCCAACAGGCTTCAGATAACCAAAGCAATTTATATCAGCTGATTACCGGAATGCAGGAAATCAAACTTAACAATTGCGAGAAACAGAAACGTTGGGACTGGGAGCGCATTCAGGCTAAGTTATTCAAGGTAAGCATCAAAGGACTAGCATTGAGTCAATATCAGCAGGTGGGTAGCATATTTTTTAGCGAAGGTAAAAACATTTTGATTACAGTAATTGCAGCCTCCGCTGTTATTAAAGGAGATATGACATTGGGAATGATGTTAGCTGTCCAATACATTCTAGGGCAATTAAACAATCCTGTTAGTCAGCTTATTGGTTTTGTTCAAAGCTTACAGGATGCTAAAATTAGTTTGGAGCGTCTGGGGGAAATTCATGAAAAAGATGATGAAGAACAGCCGGATGAACCAAAAATTACAATGCTTCCTGAAAAACGGGATATTGTAATTGAAAATTTAATGTTTCAGTATGAAGGCCCGCATTCTCCAAAGGTGTTGGAAGATATTAACTTAAATGTATTTGAGAAGAAAGTAACAGCGATTGTTGGCGCTAGTGGAAGTGGAAAAACTACTTTAATTAAACTGATGCTTGGATTTTATGAGCCAATTGATGGAAATATTAAACTAGGAGAATCGCAGCTCAACAATATTAGCAGCCGTTTATGGCGGGAAAAATGTGGTGTAGTAATGCAGGATGGCTATATTTTTTCAGATACCATTGCCAATAATATTGCTGTTAGCGATGAGTCTGTGGATAAAGAAAAGCTAAGCCATGCCGTTAAGGTGGCCAACATTAAAGAATTTATTGAGCGTTTACCACTTGGTTATAATACCAAAATTGGACAGGAAGGAATGGGAATTAGCCAGGGGCAACGTCAACGTATGCTTATAGCTCGCGCCGTTTATAAAAACCCAGAATTCATTTTCTTTGATGAAGCCACCAATGCGCTCGATGCCAATAATGAAAAAGTAATCATGGAGAATCTCGATGAGTTTTTTCAGGGCAGAACAGTTGTAGTAGTGGCTCACCGCTTAAGTACTGTTAAAAATGCAGATCAAATTATGGTGTTGGACAAAGGCAAAATGGTTGAGTTGGGAACTCATAAGGAGTTAGTAAAGAAAAAAGGGTATTATTATGAGTTAGTTAAAAATCAGTTGGAATTAGGAAATTGATCTTTGATCTAAGATCTTGGATCAGAGATTATTTAATACATTACAGAAAAAATGCCAGATAGTCCGAAATTAAACAACAATATAGAATTACGTTCAGAGGAAGTTCAGGAAATTTTAGGACATATTCCGCCCTGGATAGTGAGATGGGGAATTACTACTTTTTTTATTATTCTCATTTCCCTATTTATAGGAAGTGCCTTTTTCGCCTACCCTGATGTGGTTGCGGGAGAAATAGAGATTTTGTCAGAAAATCCACCAATTGAAATTAAGAGCAAAGTAAGTGGTTATGTAGATAGTTTGTTAGTTGCAGACAATGCAAATGTTTCAGATAATCAGGTAATTGCCATACTTCAGAACCCAGCTTCGTATAAAAATGTAATTGAGGCAAAGATATACCTTAATAAGGTTGCACAGCACTTATCTTTTCATTCATTAAAACTAATTCCAATTCCAGAAAGAAGTTTTGCCCTTGGCTCAATGCAAAATCAGTGGTCATCTTTTATATCCAGTTTATATAATTATGAACAATTCATTTTGGAGCATTATTACGACAAAAAAACTAAACACTTAACACAAAAAATTGAACAGCAAGAACTGCTAATTAAGAGTCAGGCAAAACAAATTGAATTGGAAAAGAAAAGCTTAAAATTGAGCAAATCTCAATTTAGCAAAGATAGTATGCTTTTCTCAAAGGAAGTTATTGCAGAAGCTGAGTTTGACAAATCAAAACAAACGCTCATTGCTAAAAAACAATCCTTAGAGAATCAACAATCAGCAATGACCAATGCCAGATTGCAATTAACTTCATATTATGATCAACTAATTGACTATTCCAGTCAGGATAAAAACAAGAAAGATCAACTTTTAGTAAGCATAAGGGAGAATATTCAAATTTTAAAAGCTCAAATCGAAGGTTGGGAAGAGAATTATTTAATAAAGTCCACAAAAAAAGGAAAAGTTAGTTTTACAGGTATCTGGTCAGCAAAACAACCCGTTCAAACCGGAGAAACCGTTTGTACGATAATACCGGAACAAACAGGACAAATTTTGGGTCGAATAAAACTAAATACCCAAGGTGCAGGTAAAGTTGAACCCGGTCAAAAAGTAAACATAAAACTATCGGATTATCCTTATATGGAATATGGCGTATTGCAGGGAAAAGTAAAAGATATCGCCAAAGTACCTGTGCAAACCACTGAAGGATATTATTACTGGGCTTACGTTAGTATTGAAAAACCTTTAAGAACAACCTATAATAAGCACATCGATTTTAGGCAAAAAATGCCCGGGACAGCTGAGATTGTCACAAAAGATTTATCAGTTTTAGACAGATTTTTACAACCGATTATGCACGCAATTAAAAATAAATAAGTACACAAGGATTTTTTCAATGGAATTTTTTTCCATGTTCTGTTTGCAAGAGGCTCATTTCATAGATTTGAGCCTTTTTTGGACAGCATATGATATTGTGGACTTATAGCCTTTTGGTTAACCGATTGATTTAAAATGACATATAAACGACTTGACATTTTACGATTTTATTCCGACTTGTCAACTAACGACCTGACTTTTAGGAATATTTGAAGCAAACCAAGTTGATTGAAATGGACTGATAATTTAATATGATTAAGATGAAAGATTAATAAATACGCGCTCTAACAAAGGCGAGAGGGAAAAGGGCGCTTCAGATAAATTTAAAGTTTCCGTAGATATTTTTACCCCGCCAAACAACGATTTGACTTAAAATTTTGTAACATTGTAAATCGTAATTTGGCTCT is a window of Salinivirga cyanobacteriivorans DNA encoding:
- a CDS encoding peptidase domain-containing ABC transporter, whose protein sequence is MIFYTQPDAMDCGPTCLRMVAAYYGKHYSLPSLRAKSHITREGVSLLGISDAAEAIGFRTMGVKVSFDKLKKENPLPCIAHWRENHFVVVYKISGGKVFVADPGSGKITYTEEEFKQHWAKTIVNGELNGICLLLEPTPTFYETEDEKSNRTKFSFLLKYLRPHRKFLYQVVLAMLVGSLLQLILPFLTQSVVDVGIANQDIDFIYLVLIAQMVLFVSQMSVNFIRSWILLHVSTRINISLISDFLIKLMKLPIGFFDTKMIGDIMQRIGDHRRIEEFLTSQTLSTLFSFINILIFGAVLAYYDWTIFWVFVVGTILYIGWILIFMKRRRELDYKRFQQASDNQSNLYQLITGMQEIKLNNCEKQKRWDWERIQAKLFKVSIKGLALSQYQQVGSIFFSEGKNILITVIAASAVIKGDMTLGMMLAVQYILGQLNNPVSQLIGFVQSLQDAKISLERLGEIHEKDDEEQPDEPKITMLPEKRDIVIENLMFQYEGPHSPKVLEDINLNVFEKKVTAIVGASGSGKTTLIKLMLGFYEPIDGNIKLGESQLNNISSRLWREKCGVVMQDGYIFSDTIANNIAVSDESVDKEKLSHAVKVANIKEFIERLPLGYNTKIGQEGMGISQGQRQRMLIARAVYKNPEFIFFDEATNALDANNEKVIMENLDEFFQGRTVVVVAHRLSTVKNADQIMVLDKGKMVELGTHKELVKKKGYYYELVKNQLELGN
- a CDS encoding HlyD family secretion protein, which gives rise to MPDSPKLNNNIELRSEEVQEILGHIPPWIVRWGITTFFIILISLFIGSAFFAYPDVVAGEIEILSENPPIEIKSKVSGYVDSLLVADNANVSDNQVIAILQNPASYKNVIEAKIYLNKVAQHLSFHSLKLIPIPERSFALGSMQNQWSSFISSLYNYEQFILEHYYDKKTKHLTQKIEQQELLIKSQAKQIELEKKSLKLSKSQFSKDSMLFSKEVIAEAEFDKSKQTLIAKKQSLENQQSAMTNARLQLTSYYDQLIDYSSQDKNKKDQLLVSIRENIQILKAQIEGWEENYLIKSTKKGKVSFTGIWSAKQPVQTGETVCTIIPEQTGQILGRIKLNTQGAGKVEPGQKVNIKLSDYPYMEYGVLQGKVKDIAKVPVQTTEGYYYWAYVSIEKPLRTTYNKHIDFRQKMPGTAEIVTKDLSVLDRFLQPIMHAIKNK